Proteins encoded in a region of the Xylocopa sonorina isolate GNS202 chromosome 1, iyXylSono1_principal, whole genome shotgun sequence genome:
- the Drm gene encoding odd-skipped family member drumstick isoform X2 produces MFAIMPMETEGHGREFGRRQKMRAKCTVEFVCKYCQRRFTKPYNLMIHERSHKDDVTFTCEVCGKSFKRQDNLKQHRCGWR; encoded by the coding sequence ATGTTCGCGATAATGCCGATGGAGACAGAGGGGCACGGCAGGGAGTTCGGCCGCCGGCAGAAGATGCGCGCCAAGTGCACGGTAGAGTTCGTCTGCAAGTACTGCCAGCGGCGCTTCACGAAGCCCTACAACCTCATGATCCACGAGCGCAGCCATAAGGACGACGTGACCTTCACCTGTGAGGTCTGCGGAAAGTCCTTCAAGCGGCAGGACAATCTCAAGCAGCACAG